From one Luteolibacter sp. SL250 genomic stretch:
- a CDS encoding PLP-dependent aminotransferase family protein: MAQELATPLYQQIAERMESMIEAGSLRAGDRIPSVRQLSVQHHVSVPTVMQAYTLLENRSLIEARPKSGFYVRPRFANALRAPEAAKYKSTVTCLSGFASCLSMADDMIDPSLVPFGAAAPGAELLPLDKLSRLTASIVRRSPSAAMKYDPAPGSFALRKQLSRRSLDWGCSLSPDDFVVTIGASEALHLALLATTKPGDTVIVESPAYYGTLNLMAQLKLRVVAIPACSADGIDIEAVGKALGRHRVSAILVVPSFSNPVGGLMPEANRLALLQLAEMHHVPVIEDDIYGDLPHDGPRPRCMKAMDSNDNVILCGSFSKTLAPGYRVGYIAAGKYMPRIMELKHAFNLGGSSLSALAIAEFLKTGGYERHLRKLRHTYRQQVCKMRETVAEVFPDSTKVSNPQGGFVLWVELEEGTDVLPIFRQARAAGISFAPGPLFSPDGRFTNCLRLSCGHPWSEKMEAALGTLGKIVHAAV, from the coding sequence ATGGCCCAGGAACTCGCAACCCCGCTCTACCAGCAGATCGCCGAACGCATGGAATCCATGATCGAGGCCGGTTCCCTGCGTGCCGGGGACCGCATCCCCTCCGTGCGCCAGCTCAGCGTCCAGCACCATGTCAGCGTGCCGACGGTCATGCAGGCCTACACCTTGCTGGAGAACCGCAGCCTGATCGAAGCCCGGCCGAAGTCCGGGTTCTACGTGCGCCCCCGCTTCGCCAACGCGCTGCGCGCCCCGGAGGCGGCGAAGTACAAGTCCACCGTCACCTGCCTGTCCGGCTTCGCCTCCTGTCTGTCCATGGCGGACGACATGATCGATCCGTCGCTCGTCCCCTTCGGCGCGGCGGCCCCCGGCGCGGAACTGCTCCCGCTGGACAAGCTTTCACGCCTCACCGCGTCCATCGTCCGCCGCTCACCGTCGGCGGCGATGAAATACGATCCCGCGCCCGGCAGTTTCGCACTGCGGAAGCAACTCAGCCGCCGCTCCCTGGACTGGGGATGCAGCCTTTCGCCGGACGATTTCGTGGTGACCATCGGCGCCAGTGAGGCGCTCCACCTCGCCCTGCTCGCAACGACCAAGCCCGGGGACACCGTCATCGTGGAATCCCCCGCCTACTACGGCACGCTGAACCTGATGGCTCAGTTGAAGCTCCGCGTGGTCGCCATTCCCGCCTGCTCCGCGGACGGCATCGACATCGAGGCGGTGGGCAAGGCGCTGGGCCGTCATCGTGTGTCCGCCATCCTGGTGGTGCCGAGTTTTTCCAACCCCGTGGGCGGGCTGATGCCGGAAGCCAACCGCCTCGCGCTGCTGCAGCTCGCGGAGATGCACCATGTCCCGGTCATCGAGGATGACATCTACGGCGACCTGCCGCACGACGGGCCGCGCCCGCGCTGCATGAAGGCGATGGACTCCAACGACAACGTGATCCTCTGCGGATCCTTCTCAAAGACCTTGGCTCCCGGCTATCGGGTGGGCTACATCGCCGCCGGGAAGTACATGCCACGCATCATGGAGCTGAAGCACGCCTTCAACCTCGGCGGCTCATCGCTTTCCGCGCTGGCCATCGCGGAGTTCCTCAAGACCGGCGGTTATGAACGTCACCTGAGGAAGCTGCGCCACACCTACCGCCAGCAGGTCTGCAAGATGCGGGAAACGGTGGCCGAGGTTTTCCCGGACTCGACGAAGGTGAGCAACCCACAGGGCGGATTCGTGCTGTGGGTGGAGCTGGAGGAAGGCACCGACGTGCTGCCCATCTTCCGGCAGGCACGCGCCGCCGGCATATCCTTCGCTCCGGGTCCCCTGTTCTCTCCGGACGGACGTTTCACCAACTGCCTGCGCCTGAGCTGCGGCCACCCGTGGAGCGAAAAGATGGAGGCCGCGCTGGGCACGCTGGGAAAAATCGTCCACGCGGCGGTGTGA
- a CDS encoding DUF2917 domain-containing protein: protein MQLVLPPLPFLRRLSFACFGGRAGSIRLSRELSERETVRLSPVRRLLVSCSEGTVWITSGRSDAGDVVLQPGDRLAVAAGSSVVIEGLQASRIEVGAC from the coding sequence ATGCAACTGGTGCTGCCTCCGCTCCCATTTCTCCGCCGTCTTTCCTTTGCCTGTTTCGGCGGGCGGGCAGGGAGCATCCGCCTGTCGAGGGAGCTGTCGGAGCGGGAGACCGTGCGGCTCTCCCCCGTGCGGCGGCTGCTGGTAAGCTGCAGCGAGGGCACCGTCTGGATCACCAGTGGAAGGAGTGATGCGGGTGATGTGGTGCTGCAACCCGGCGACCGGCTGGCGGTGGCCGCCGGATCCTCCGTGGTCATCGAGGGGCTGCAGGCATCCCGGATCGAAGTGGGGGCTTGTTGA
- a CDS encoding PEP-CTERM sorting domain-containing protein encodes MKRSFALAAFSALSGLASTQAAVISLTPAADRTIRGEGTSSADDGTLIIGYNNNSYALHALLSFTLAPITLGPGESIVVTGVTMDVRLATTPGLGNGALTVTLNDYGFSFTESGAIWADPDGNGNSATGDTTPGGTAGTPLSTITVSNPGSTSDVARTFGSSSAFVADVQSIIGTGGELNYIMTSNATSDSFFTRLVSSEGATAGYRPTLVISYEVIPEPSAAMLAGLAGLGFMARRRR; translated from the coding sequence ATGAAGCGATCCTTTGCCCTTGCCGCGTTTTCCGCCCTGTCCGGTCTGGCCTCAACCCAGGCTGCCGTGATCTCATTGACCCCGGCCGCGGACCGCACGATCCGTGGCGAAGGGACATCCAGCGCTGACGACGGCACCCTCATCATCGGCTACAACAACAACAGTTACGCCCTCCACGCACTGCTGAGCTTCACCCTCGCTCCGATCACATTGGGTCCGGGTGAGTCCATCGTTGTGACGGGAGTGACCATGGATGTCCGGCTGGCGACGACGCCGGGCCTGGGCAACGGTGCATTGACAGTGACCCTGAATGACTACGGATTCAGCTTCACCGAATCCGGCGCCATCTGGGCGGATCCTGATGGAAATGGCAACAGTGCGACCGGAGATACCACTCCGGGAGGGACGGCGGGTACGCCCCTCAGCACCATCACCGTCTCCAATCCCGGGAGTACCTCGGACGTCGCGCGCACGTTTGGCAGCAGCTCGGCCTTCGTCGCGGATGTCCAGTCCATCATCGGAACCGGCGGTGAACTCAACTACATCATGACGTCCAACGCCACGTCGGATAGCTTCTTCACCCGTCTGGTGAGTTCCGAAGGAGCGACCGCAGGATACCGCCCGACGCTGGTCATCAGCTATGAAGTCATCCCGGAGCCTTCGGCCGCCATGCTCGCCGGTCTCGCGGGCCTCGGTTTCATGGCGCGCCGCCGCCGCTGA